The Bacteroidota bacterium genome segment TTTCGGCCACCATTGCCAGTTACAAGCAATACAAACTGGGTAATTTCTTTTTAAAGGAAATTGTATTAACCGCTATACCAGGTATTGTTACGGTTGTTGTTATGCATACGCTTATTAACCAAGGAAGCTGGTATAACCGCGAAACTTTTTTATGGTTTTTCTTAATCATGTTACTTTTTGTAGTGATTAAAATGTTTTTATCAAAACCTAAAAGCCATGAACAGGAAACAGCGATAGCTAGTCCTTTTAAATACTATGTTACTGGTGGTTTTGCCGGTATAGTAACTGCTATGTCGGGGCTTGGCGGTGGTGTTATTATGACACCTATATTTACCGAATGGTTAAAAATAAATATTAAAAAAGCCAGTGCTATTTCAACAGGTGTTATACCGGCCTTTGCTTTTGTAGTGGGTATACTTAATTTAAAAGAAGTTCCTGAAACCCAAATAAGCCAATGGCAAATAGGTTTTATTATATTTCCGGTAGTGTTACCGCTTATACTGGCCACCTTTATTTTTGCCCCCTACGGAGTTAAAATAGCACAAAAAAGTAATTCGAAAACAATTCAAATAACTTTTGCTAGTTTTGCTTCTCTTATATTACTCAAAGTTATTTATGAATTATTTGTACAATAAGCTAAGCGCTTCTGTTTTTATTTTATTGGCATTGGTAAGCCAAACCAAAGCTCAATCCATTCAAAAAAGTGATGACGATATTATTAACTCATTGCAACAAAATATAAGCTACCTGTCTGATGAAAAACTGGAAGGCCGATTAATGGGAAGCAGAGGCGAAAAAATGGCTTACGAATTTCTGGTAGATAATTTTCAATCATTGGGTTTTGTGGCCAAAGGAACTAACGGTAGCTTTATA includes the following:
- a CDS encoding sulfite exporter TauE/SafE family protein, coding for MLEISDFIILALAGCLGGFLSGFLGVGGGIIYVPILDYFLSKYFSNSSEIVKAVLANSLFTILFSATIASYKQYKLGNFFLKEIVLTAIPGIVTVVVMHTLINQGSWYNRETFLWFFLIMLLFVVIKMFLSKPKSHEQETAIASPFKYYVTGGFAGIVTAMSGLGGGVIMTPIFTEWLKINIKKASAISTGVIPAFAFVVGILNLKEVPETQISQWQIGFIIFPVVLPLILATFIFAPYGVKIAQKSNSKTIQITFASFASLILLKVIYELFVQ